From the genome of Alteromonas stellipolaris:
TATACCTTTTTCACGTCGAAATTAGGTTCAACTAAGGTGCTACGTTATGTAGCAATTCCCGGTTATTACAATGGTGAGCTGCCTTATAAAAAAGGTGACAGAGCGTGGGCTACCTAAGACTTTCACGTAAAAAAGAGTTAGCTGCGAAACCAAATACATTGTGCAGGGAAAAATACATGAAATTACATAACAACGGGTTGGCTAAAGTAGCTGCATTAGCTGCTCTGTTAACAACATCAATGACGCCTATGGCTTTTGCTGATAATACTGAGAGTGCAGAGCAACTTGAGCGCGCGGAGCGTGAAAAACAAGCGGCCAAAACAGAAGTGTGGAAGCCAGTACCCGCAGTAGTCACCGCGAAGAAGAACGCGGTTCCTTCTGACGCGATCCCCTTATTAGCTAACGATTTGTCGGCGTGGGAGTCGGTAAAAGGTGGTGACGCCAATTGGCAGTTTGTAAACGGTGAGCTTACGGTAAAGCCGGGTACGGGCGATATTAAAACCAAACAAGGTTTTTGTGATGTGCAGCTGCACGTAGAGTGGAAAGTGCCTCAGCCAGAGCCTGATATGGAAGGGCAACAGCGTAATAATAGCGGTATTTTCTTTCAACAACGCTATGAAATTCAGGTGCTAGATTCCTACAACAATGCCACTTACCCAAATGGGCAAGCGGGCAGTGTGTATAAGCAGACCATTCCACTGGTAAACGCTATGCGCGCGCCAGGTGAATGGCAAGAATACGATATTATTTTTAAAGCACCGGTATTCGATGGCGAGGCACTTGAATCGCCTGGGTATATTACCGTTATTCATAACGGCGTGGTGGTACAAAATCATGTAGAGATACAGGGTACTACCGAGTGGATTGGTGCACCGAAATATAAAGCCCATGGTTGTGAGCCTATTCAGCTGCAAGATCATGGTAACTTAGTCAGCTTTAAAAACATGTGGGTGCGAGAGCTGTAGGCAAAAAGCGCAAGTTTTGCTGATATACAGCTAAACGCTAAACATAAGCAATCGATACATACTGTCAGCAGGTGCTTTAATGAAAGACCTGCTGGCTGTTTTTTATTGGCCTATTTTACTAGCATGTTTTATGGCGGGTTTTATTCCGTGGAGTATTTACGCTAAGCGCACGGTTAGCGCATCTCGTTATGAAAGCTTTCAAAGCCCTCATAGCGCTTTGTCTTCCCAATCTGCGAAGTACTGCACCAGATAATCGATGGCCATTCGAACCCTAAGCGGCATGAAGCGTTTGTTCTGATACACAATCCAACTGCTTGCCCCGTCGCCCCAGTAAGGTTGTAGTATGGGCTGTAACTTTTCAGCTTCAACCGACGCACTAAAGGTACTTGTAGGCATATAGCCAATACCCAAACCTCGTTCACACGCATCAAGTACCGCATTCGCATTATTACTGCGCCAACGGCCTTTCACTTTTATATTTTCTTGTACGCCATTGTTTGAAAACTTCCATACATCGTTATTAGAAATAACGCAGCTATGTTTTTTCAAATCACTCGGGTTTAAAGGTTCGCCAAATTGCGCTAAATATTCCCGTGTGGCAACCGCCATCATGGGCCTTTCAATCAGTTTACGCGCAACTAGGCTAGAGTCGGCCAGTTCGCCGTAGCGAATAACAAAGTCTACATCGTCCTCCACAAAGTTAACCATGCGACTGTTAAAGTCCATATCAATGGTTAACTTAGGATGCGCTAAAGCAAATTGCATTAACGCGGGCGCCACGGCGTGCTCAGCAAACCCGCCTGCGGCACTTACTCGCAGCACGCCATCAAGTGTTACCTGCTGAAGGCTTACCTGTTCATTGGCTTGTTGAAGGCCAATAAGTAAGTCTTTAGCGTGCTGATAATAAAGCGCGCCGTTCTCGGTTAAATTGACTTGGCGGGTAGAGCGGGCCAATAAGGTACAGCCAACTCGCTCTTCAAGCCGAGCAACTTGCCTGCTGATGTGACTCGTGCTGCAACCTAGTTGTTTGGCCGCAGCTGAAAAGCCTTTACGCTCGGCCACGGCTACAAATTCTATAATGCCTTCGAAGCTTTCCATTCGTTCAACTCGGGTGATGTAAATTCGTTTACGCTTTAAAGAGTATCATTGTTGCTGTATGGCAATAGTGATTTAACTATTTCGTATATTATCAAATTTTCAGGGATATTCTATAGTGTATGCACATGATTACTACGGCGCAGATAATGTGCCTTACGCATAGGAAGAAACCATGAAAAAGATACTTATCCCAGTAACAAACCACGCAACACTAGGTACTACTGATCAAGCGAACGGTACTTATTCGCCGGAGATCACCCATGCAATTGATGTTTTTAATAAGCATGGCGTAGATTACGATATCGCGTCTATTAAAGGCGGTGCTATTCCTATTTACGGTACCGACATTGAAGGCGACGACGTTAATGCCGCGGTGTTAAACAACGAAGACTTTAAACAGCGCACCAGCAACAGCATGAGCGTGTCAAACGTGAACATTAATGAATATGATGCTGTGTTTTATCCAGGTGGCTTTGGATTATTGTCAGACTTAGCAAGCAACGAAGACTTTGCCAAGTTGTCTGCTGCCCATTATGAAAACGGCGGTATTATTGGCGCGGTATGTCACGGTCCAGCAGCACTGTTACCTATTAAACTTAGTAACGGCGAAGACCTAATTGCAAGTAAGGCAATTACTGGTTTTACCCGCGAAGAAGAAGTGGATTACGGCACTATTAACGATATTCCGTTTTTACTTGAAGAGGCGTTAGCTCGTAAAGCCGCTAAATTTAGTAAAGTTCAGCCATGGAATGTACATGTTATTGAAGATGAGCGTGTTATTACTGGCCAAAACCCAGCAAGTGCTCACGCCGTTGCAGAGGCTATAGTTAAGCATCTAAATAGCTAGCGTACTAGGTAAATAGATGTTTTATATTTATTGCGTAGTCTATTACCACTAACGGACTACTACTTTATAGGAATTATAGTCCCATCCTATTAGTAATTAGTCCATATTGTCTACTTATTATCTCATCTGAGTGAAAATTAACCGAATGGTTCAGTTTATTACACTTTTCTTAAAACAAGGGTTGACGCAGGCTCAGAAATCTCTAGAATGCGCATCCGCTTCGACAGGAAAGTGAAATAACTTACACTGACAAAGCAAGTCACTACTTACCTTTAAGGCCAAGTGTGACGGGGTTTTAAAGAAAACGCTTCAGAAAATAAATTTTCAAAAAGTGTTGACACTGAAAGCTTCAAGCGTATAATGCGCACCTCACTCGAACAGGGTGAGTCACTAACAAGCCAAGGCTTATAGTGAATTGCGACAACCAAGGTTGTCCGCTAGCAAGGAAAATGAATCAACTGAGAGTAATGTTGGTCCTTCTTGCGCAGAAGTCACGACAAAAAAGCGTCGAGATTCTGCACTATGTTCTTTAACAATTTATAACAAGACAATCTGTGTGGGCACTCATTAAGAGTGTCACACAACGACGATTCATATTCGATATATTTATTTAATTGAAGAGTTTGATCATGGCTCAGATTGAACGCTGGCGGCAGGCCTAACACATGCAAGTCGAACGGAAACATGTCTAGCTTGCTAGATGATGTCGAGTGGCGGACGGGTGAGTAATGCTTGGGAACTTGCCTTTGCGAGGGGGATAACAGTTGGAAACGACTGCTAATACCGCATAATGTCTTCGGACCAAACGGGGCTTCGGCTCCGGCGCAAAGAGAGGCCCAAGTGAGATTAGCTAGTTGGTGAGGTAAAGGCTCACCAAGGCAACGATCTCTAGCTGTTCTGAGAGGAAGATCAGCCACACTGGGACTGAGACACGGCCCAGACTCCTACGGGAGGCAGCAGTGGGGAATATTGCACAATGGGGGAAACCCTGATGCAGCCATGCCGCGTGTGTGAAGAAGGCCTTCGGGTTGTAAAGCACTTTCAGTTGTGAGGAAAAGTTAGTAGTTAATACCTGCTAGCCGTGACGTTAACAACAGAAGAAGCACCGGCTAACTCCGTGCCAGCAGCCGCGGTAATACGGAGGGTGCGAGCGTTAATCGGAATTACTGGGCGTAAAGCGCACGCAGGCGGTTTGTTAAGCTAGATGTGAAAGCCCCGGGCTCAACCTGGGACGGTCATTTAGAACTGGCAGACTAGAGTCTTGGAGAGGGGAGTGGAATTCCAGGTGTAGCGGTGAAATGCGTAGATATCTGGAGGAACATCAGTGGCGAAGGCGACTCCCTGGCCAAAGACTGACGCTCATGTGCGAAAGTGTGGGTAGCGAACAGGATTAGATACCCTGGTAGTCCACACCGTAAACGCTGTCTACTAGCTGTTTGTGACTTTAAGTCGTGAGTAGCGAAGCTAACGCGATAAGTAGACCGCCTGGGGAGTACGGCCGCAAGGTTAAAACTCAAATGAATTGACGGGGGCCCGCACAAGCGGTGGAGCATGTGGTTTAATTCGATGCAACGCGAAGAACCTTACCTACACTTGACATGTTGAGAAGTTACCAGAGATGGTTTCGTGCCTTCGGGAACTCAAACACAGGTGCTGCATGGCTGTCGTCAGCTCGTGTCGTGAGATGTTGGGTTAAGTCCCGCAACGAGCGCAACCCTTGTCCTTAGTTGCCAGCATTTAGTTGGGCACTCTAAGGAGACTGCCGGTGACAAACCGGAGGAAGGTGGGGACGACGTCAAGTCATCATGGCCCTTACGTGTAGGGCTACACACGTGCTACAATGGCATATACAGAGGGATGCGAGACAGTGATGTGGAGCGGACCCCTTAAAGTATGTCGTAGTCCGGATTGGAGTCTGCAACTCGACTCCATGAAGTCGGAATCGCTAGTAATCGCAGGTCAGAATACTGCGGTGAATACGTTCCCGGGCCTTGTACACACCGCCCGTCACACCATGGGAGTGGGATGCAAAAGAAGTAGTTAGTTTAACCTTCGGGAGAACGATTACCACTTTGTGTTTCATGACTGGGGTGAAGTCGTAACAAGGTAACCCTAGGGGAACCTGGGGTTGGATCACCTCCTTACCAAAAATGTCGATGGTGACATTGTTAGTGTAGTGCCTACACAGATTGTTTTGTTTAATAGTTTAAAGATGTGCCTTAGAGCGCTTAAGTTTGATTGTGAAATCAAACTTAAGTGCTTTCTTTGAAAGCATTATGTTCTTTAACAATTTGGAAAGCTGATATTTAATTAGTAAATCAATCAAAATTTGAGTAATTGAGAAGTCGAAAGACGTACTTACTACTCTACTTGACTTGAATTGCTTGTTATCGAAAAAGCGTTGAAAAGCGTGCCAATCGGCAAGTCCGATTAGCAAGAAGATAGCAAGGCAATTTCACGATTAGCTTGTCATGCATACAACTGAGTTAGATCTCATCCAGTCCTGATTTCAAAAGGCGGGAGAGCGCTTCGCTCAATCATTGTTTTAATATTCTTATTTATAAGATTATTAGTGCAATGGTCGAGGTAACAGTTTCTAGTCGACTAAATCGACGAGTAAGCGAAGACACATACTTTTAGTATGTAACTGAGCGAACGAGGAAAATTTAGGAAGAATAGGAAGTGTTAACGAAGGCCATTTGGGGTTGACTAAGCGTATACGGTGGATGCCTTGGCAGTTAGAGGCGATGAAGGACGTGTAAGTCTGCGAAAAGCTGTGGTGAGCCGACAAAATGCATTTGAGCCACAGATGTCCGAATGGGGAAACCCACCTATTTAT
Proteins encoded in this window:
- a CDS encoding 3-keto-disaccharide hydrolase, with amino-acid sequence MAFADNTESAEQLERAEREKQAAKTEVWKPVPAVVTAKKNAVPSDAIPLLANDLSAWESVKGGDANWQFVNGELTVKPGTGDIKTKQGFCDVQLHVEWKVPQPEPDMEGQQRNNSGIFFQQRYEIQVLDSYNNATYPNGQAGSVYKQTIPLVNAMRAPGEWQEYDIIFKAPVFDGEALESPGYITVIHNGVVVQNHVEIQGTTEWIGAPKYKAHGCEPIQLQDHGNLVSFKNMWVREL
- a CDS encoding LysR family transcriptional regulator, with protein sequence MESFEGIIEFVAVAERKGFSAAAKQLGCSTSHISRQVARLEERVGCTLLARSTRQVNLTENGALYYQHAKDLLIGLQQANEQVSLQQVTLDGVLRVSAAGGFAEHAVAPALMQFALAHPKLTIDMDFNSRMVNFVEDDVDFVIRYGELADSSLVARKLIERPMMAVATREYLAQFGEPLNPSDLKKHSCVISNNDVWKFSNNGVQENIKVKGRWRSNNANAVLDACERGLGIGYMPTSTFSASVEAEKLQPILQPYWGDGASSWIVYQNKRFMPLRVRMAIDYLVQYFADWEDKAL
- a CDS encoding type 1 glutamine amidotransferase domain-containing protein produces the protein MKKILIPVTNHATLGTTDQANGTYSPEITHAIDVFNKHGVDYDIASIKGGAIPIYGTDIEGDDVNAAVLNNEDFKQRTSNSMSVSNVNINEYDAVFYPGGFGLLSDLASNEDFAKLSAAHYENGGIIGAVCHGPAALLPIKLSNGEDLIASKAITGFTREEEVDYGTINDIPFLLEEALARKAAKFSKVQPWNVHVIEDERVITGQNPASAHAVAEAIVKHLNS